One window of Doryrhamphus excisus isolate RoL2022-K1 chromosome 13, RoL_Dexc_1.0, whole genome shotgun sequence genomic DNA carries:
- the mis18bp1 gene encoding mis18-binding protein 1 isoform X1, whose amino-acid sequence MASSRNSSTWFESPAKVFAKMKSKVQREAMCAKEGGFSGKDQRFGVREEKHGEDVCLPLRITEGVWEANDLQRNDRFDQVKALTLSPIKSPTKGYSAKEIPRMTNAENGFRSTNRHRMESSAVFHSTRDPVYNDITRTPEKNVDKSFERVQGFAPLDASLPPDTYFTPTRNKVKKRKLVEQDMDIISRVTDVDGENNSNIEDLQREKGCPLTTNRDQKYPRITRCSETLMSPAKIFAYMKERENRRELDQDIEVCKELLHDGDQNCHSPASNVDKMDEDDACVADLNSESPVTQPRPKFVNCQLDTVQPENTTSSVEMSEPVLFEDPIVLNTPRITIPKKHKAMFKNKQWPNPETMPSDSIINLNKWFLRRNRKGLFVDGIRVGDNIPWNSNIVVERVSSTVVKTVSGRVYILMGKLNMDVDSEFPMWLLRKFVNGFPANWKELFEKFLSDSKDRGKKHNGEGRRGITRTMSETTSATPTMKLPKKNPVRTCSSSAADSCLPSSSTSTKVSRSGRLIKPPLEYWKGGRVILDADMNVTIFECYDTSICNYRQVSPVVSREASQKSAQALQCTDKRGRKQRKSSSDGEPPARLRKVKAPLSKHKQVKQIQPEENPPVSNRGAVQRQSRRTTSTDQQSSHEKKLPPQSETLNQRVLRISLRKCTTTHPQYFDNDKLSVYKSLDEEEVLTTKRTRQSNRKQRQRSRKHSTSRSCPEVSEKTLQNPGRAPKTVNAAPSQPKQTKSVKAAAPAKLPADFTQPKKKSNKGRTVQPQVEDEHTWTQDELAKLEQAVSRYPKHVSSYWEKVAMMVGTRSANECYNKHMVCRDSPPKSTYKTKNNEVPKKQDCPVISAKFSTFKRKQQVRQFLETMPREDMDDAFSASSMQNKRFEMPSINSSHDEDFTLGNVAPLTPISSGFPEVKTPQCLAITPGMMVSPKSNNNNKYVFQLQKRMKTNQLNVHKHVPAKRFSPTPSVKRTMKRCENPENHSFVVWEMFPEKASLLSESGEEDFYFSDDN is encoded by the exons ATGGCGTCGTCTCGAAATTCAAGCACTTGGTTTGAATCCCCGGCTAAGGTATTTGCCAAGATGAAATCCAAAGTGCAAAGAGAAGCGATGTGCGCCAAAGAGGGAGGCTTCAGTGGTAAAGACCAGAGGTTTGGCGTTCGAGAGGAGAAACACGGAGAAGATGTTTGTTTACCACTGAGGATAACCGAGGGCGTTTGGGAAGCAAATGACCTCCAGCGGAATGACAGGTTTGATCAAGTGAAAGCTCTGACTCTTTCACCCATAAAGAGTCCAACGAAAGGCTATTCAGCAAAGGAAATCCCTCGTATGACAAATGCAGAAAATGGATTCCGATCCACAAACAGACATCGTATGGAGTCCAGTGCAGTGTTCCATTCTACTAGAGACCCTGTTTACAATGACATCACTAGAACTCCAGAAAAGAATGTTGACAAAAGTTTTGAAAGGGTTCAAGGATTCGCTCCCCTTGATGCTTCTTTACCTCCAGACACATATTTTACCCCCACGAGGAACAAAGTGAAGAAAAGAAAACTGGTGGAGCAAGACATGGACATAATCAGCAGAGTCACGGATGTTGACGGAGAGAATAACAGCAATATTGAAGACCTACAGCGTGAAAAAGGGTGTCCACTCACGACAAACCGAGACCAAAAATATCCACGAATAACAA GGTGCTCTGAAACCCTCATGTCGCCTGCCAAGATATTTGCTTACATGAAGGAGAGAGAGAACAGAAGAGAGCTGGACCAAGACATTGAAGTCTGCAAGGAACTCCTACATGATGGAG ACCAGAATTGTCATTCCCCTGCTTCCAATGTGGACAAGATGGATGAAGACGATGCTTGTGTAGCTGATTTGAACAGCGAGAGTCCAGTCACCCAGCCCCGACCGAAGTTTGTCAACTGCCAATTGGACACTGTTCAGCCTGAGAACACCACTTCCTCTGTTGAGATGTCGGAACCTGTTTTGTTTGAAGATCCCATTGTCCTCAATACACCCCGCATCACCATTCCAAAGAAACACAAGGCGATGTTCAAGAACAAGCAATGGCCAAACCCTGAAACCATGCCCAGT GATAGCATCATTAATCTTAATAAATGGTTCCTGAGGAGGAATCGCAAAGGCCTGTTTGTCGATGGAATCCGTGT TGGGGACAACATACCCTGGAACAGTAACATTGTGGTGGAGAGAGTTTCCAGCACTGTAGTGAAGACTGTCTCTGGCAGGGTTTATATCTTGATGGGCAAGCTCAACATGGATGTTGACTCTG AATTCCCAATGTGGCTTTTGCGGAAGTTTGTGAATGGATTTCCTGCAAACTGGAAGGAGCTTTTTGAGAAGTTTTTGTCCGACTCAAAAGA CAGGGGTAAAAAGCATAACGGTGAAGGAAGAAGAGGAATTACTAGGACAATGTCTGAGACAACTTCCGCCACGCCTACAATGAAGCTGCCTAAGAAAAATCCTGTTAGGACCT GCTCCTCTTCTGCAGCAGATTCGTGTCTGCCTTCCTCCTCTACTTCCACAAAAGTATCTCGCAGTGGTCGTCTGATCAAGCCGCCTTTGGAGTACTGGAAAGGAGGCAGGGTCATTCTGGATGCGGACATGAATGTTACTATCTTTGAATGTTACGATACCTCCATCTGCAATTAT agGCAAGTCTCCCCAGTGGTGTCTCGTGAGGCATCTCAGAAATCTGCCCAGGCTTTGCAATGCACCGATAAAAGGG GACGTAAACAACGTAAGTCCAGCAGTGATGGCGAGCCCCCAGCGAGACTGAGGAAAGTCAAGGCACCACTCAGCAAACATAAACAAGTTAAGCAAATTCAACCCGAGGAGAATCCCCCTGTTTCAAACAGAGGTGCTGTGCAGAGGCAAAGCCGTCGCACCACCAGCACTGATCAACAATCGAGTCATGAAAAAAAGCTCCCACCTCAAAGTGAAACCCTAAACCAGCGTGTGCTTCGAATCTCACTGAGGAAATGCACAACCACTCACCCTCAGTATTTTGATAATGACAAATTATCAGTGTACAAGTCGTTGGATGAAGAAGAGGTGTTGACTACAAAGAGAACAAGACAGAGCAACAGGAAGCAGAGGCAGAGAAGCAGGAAGCACTCCACATCCAGGTCATGCCCAGAGGTGAGTGAGAAGACACTTCAAAATCCAGGGCGGGCCCCAAAAACTGTCAATGCGGCACCGTCTCAACCTAAGCAAACCAAAAGTGTCAAAGCAGCAGCACCCGCAAAGCTTCCAGCTGATTTCACACAGCCTAAAAAGAAATCTAACAAAGGACGCACAGTGCAGCCTCAAGTCGAAGACGAACACACATGGACGCAGGATGAGCTTGCAAAACTAGAACA GGCTGTGTCCAGGTATCCTAAGCACGTGTCAAGCTACTGGGAAAAGGTGGCCATGATGGTTGGCACGCGCTCTGCAAATGAGTGCTACAACAAGCACATGGTCTGCAGAGACAGTCCTCCTAAGAGCACCTATAAAACCAAGAATAATGAGGTGCCAAAAAAACAAG ACTGTCCTGTAATATCTGCAAAGTTTAGCACCTTCAAGAGAAAGCAACAGGTTCGTCAGTTCCTGGAGACCATGCCCAGAGAGGACATGGATGATGCTTTTAGCGCATCAAGCATGCAGAATAAACGCTTTGAG ATGCCATCCATAAATTCAAGCCACGATGAGGACTTTACCCTGGGAAATGTGGCACCTCTGACACCTATTTCATCAGGTTTCCCTGAAGTAAAGACTCCTCAGTGTCTCGCCATCACTCCTGGAATGATGGTCTCTCCAAAAAG caacaacaacaataagtaCGTCTTCCAGCTCCAGAAGAGGATGAAAACAAATCAGTTAAATGTCCATAAACACGTTCCAGCAAAG AGGTTCTCACCCACACCATCAGTCAAACGGACAATGAAAAGATGTGAAAACCCAG AAAACCATTCCTTCGTTGTTTGGGAGATGTTTCCAGAGAAAGCAAGCTTGCTGTCCGAAAGTGGAGAAGAAGACTTTTACTTTTCAGATGATAACTGA
- the mis18bp1 gene encoding mis18-binding protein 1 isoform X2, whose translation MASSRNSSTWFESPAKVFAKMKSKVQREAMCAKEGGFSGKDQRFGVREEKHGEDVCLPLRITEGVWEANDLQRNDRFDQVKALTLSPIKSPTKGYSAKEIPRMTNAENGFRSTNRHRMESSAVFHSTRDPVYNDITRTPEKNVDKSFERVQGFAPLDASLPPDTYFTPTRNKVKKRKLVEQDMDIISRVTDVDGENNSNIEDLQREKGCPLTTNRDQKYPRITRCSETLMSPAKIFAYMKERENRRELDQDIEVCKELLHDGDQNCHSPASNVDKMDEDDACVADLNSESPVTQPRPKFVNCQLDTVQPENTTSSVEMSEPVLFEDPIVLNTPRITIPKKHKAMFKNKQWPNPETMPSDSIINLNKWFLRRNRKGLFVDGIRVGDNIPWNSNIVVERVSSTVVKTVSGRVYILMGKLNMDVDSEFPMWLLRKFVNGFPANWKELFEKFLSDSKEGKKHNGEGRRGITRTMSETTSATPTMKLPKKNPVRTCSSSAADSCLPSSSTSTKVSRSGRLIKPPLEYWKGGRVILDADMNVTIFECYDTSICNYRQVSPVVSREASQKSAQALQCTDKRGRKQRKSSSDGEPPARLRKVKAPLSKHKQVKQIQPEENPPVSNRGAVQRQSRRTTSTDQQSSHEKKLPPQSETLNQRVLRISLRKCTTTHPQYFDNDKLSVYKSLDEEEVLTTKRTRQSNRKQRQRSRKHSTSRSCPEVSEKTLQNPGRAPKTVNAAPSQPKQTKSVKAAAPAKLPADFTQPKKKSNKGRTVQPQVEDEHTWTQDELAKLEQAVSRYPKHVSSYWEKVAMMVGTRSANECYNKHMVCRDSPPKSTYKTKNNEVPKKQDCPVISAKFSTFKRKQQVRQFLETMPREDMDDAFSASSMQNKRFEMPSINSSHDEDFTLGNVAPLTPISSGFPEVKTPQCLAITPGMMVSPKSNNNNKYVFQLQKRMKTNQLNVHKHVPAKRFSPTPSVKRTMKRCENPENHSFVVWEMFPEKASLLSESGEEDFYFSDDN comes from the exons ATGGCGTCGTCTCGAAATTCAAGCACTTGGTTTGAATCCCCGGCTAAGGTATTTGCCAAGATGAAATCCAAAGTGCAAAGAGAAGCGATGTGCGCCAAAGAGGGAGGCTTCAGTGGTAAAGACCAGAGGTTTGGCGTTCGAGAGGAGAAACACGGAGAAGATGTTTGTTTACCACTGAGGATAACCGAGGGCGTTTGGGAAGCAAATGACCTCCAGCGGAATGACAGGTTTGATCAAGTGAAAGCTCTGACTCTTTCACCCATAAAGAGTCCAACGAAAGGCTATTCAGCAAAGGAAATCCCTCGTATGACAAATGCAGAAAATGGATTCCGATCCACAAACAGACATCGTATGGAGTCCAGTGCAGTGTTCCATTCTACTAGAGACCCTGTTTACAATGACATCACTAGAACTCCAGAAAAGAATGTTGACAAAAGTTTTGAAAGGGTTCAAGGATTCGCTCCCCTTGATGCTTCTTTACCTCCAGACACATATTTTACCCCCACGAGGAACAAAGTGAAGAAAAGAAAACTGGTGGAGCAAGACATGGACATAATCAGCAGAGTCACGGATGTTGACGGAGAGAATAACAGCAATATTGAAGACCTACAGCGTGAAAAAGGGTGTCCACTCACGACAAACCGAGACCAAAAATATCCACGAATAACAA GGTGCTCTGAAACCCTCATGTCGCCTGCCAAGATATTTGCTTACATGAAGGAGAGAGAGAACAGAAGAGAGCTGGACCAAGACATTGAAGTCTGCAAGGAACTCCTACATGATGGAG ACCAGAATTGTCATTCCCCTGCTTCCAATGTGGACAAGATGGATGAAGACGATGCTTGTGTAGCTGATTTGAACAGCGAGAGTCCAGTCACCCAGCCCCGACCGAAGTTTGTCAACTGCCAATTGGACACTGTTCAGCCTGAGAACACCACTTCCTCTGTTGAGATGTCGGAACCTGTTTTGTTTGAAGATCCCATTGTCCTCAATACACCCCGCATCACCATTCCAAAGAAACACAAGGCGATGTTCAAGAACAAGCAATGGCCAAACCCTGAAACCATGCCCAGT GATAGCATCATTAATCTTAATAAATGGTTCCTGAGGAGGAATCGCAAAGGCCTGTTTGTCGATGGAATCCGTGT TGGGGACAACATACCCTGGAACAGTAACATTGTGGTGGAGAGAGTTTCCAGCACTGTAGTGAAGACTGTCTCTGGCAGGGTTTATATCTTGATGGGCAAGCTCAACATGGATGTTGACTCTG AATTCCCAATGTGGCTTTTGCGGAAGTTTGTGAATGGATTTCCTGCAAACTGGAAGGAGCTTTTTGAGAAGTTTTTGTCCGACTCAAAAGA GGGTAAAAAGCATAACGGTGAAGGAAGAAGAGGAATTACTAGGACAATGTCTGAGACAACTTCCGCCACGCCTACAATGAAGCTGCCTAAGAAAAATCCTGTTAGGACCT GCTCCTCTTCTGCAGCAGATTCGTGTCTGCCTTCCTCCTCTACTTCCACAAAAGTATCTCGCAGTGGTCGTCTGATCAAGCCGCCTTTGGAGTACTGGAAAGGAGGCAGGGTCATTCTGGATGCGGACATGAATGTTACTATCTTTGAATGTTACGATACCTCCATCTGCAATTAT agGCAAGTCTCCCCAGTGGTGTCTCGTGAGGCATCTCAGAAATCTGCCCAGGCTTTGCAATGCACCGATAAAAGGG GACGTAAACAACGTAAGTCCAGCAGTGATGGCGAGCCCCCAGCGAGACTGAGGAAAGTCAAGGCACCACTCAGCAAACATAAACAAGTTAAGCAAATTCAACCCGAGGAGAATCCCCCTGTTTCAAACAGAGGTGCTGTGCAGAGGCAAAGCCGTCGCACCACCAGCACTGATCAACAATCGAGTCATGAAAAAAAGCTCCCACCTCAAAGTGAAACCCTAAACCAGCGTGTGCTTCGAATCTCACTGAGGAAATGCACAACCACTCACCCTCAGTATTTTGATAATGACAAATTATCAGTGTACAAGTCGTTGGATGAAGAAGAGGTGTTGACTACAAAGAGAACAAGACAGAGCAACAGGAAGCAGAGGCAGAGAAGCAGGAAGCACTCCACATCCAGGTCATGCCCAGAGGTGAGTGAGAAGACACTTCAAAATCCAGGGCGGGCCCCAAAAACTGTCAATGCGGCACCGTCTCAACCTAAGCAAACCAAAAGTGTCAAAGCAGCAGCACCCGCAAAGCTTCCAGCTGATTTCACACAGCCTAAAAAGAAATCTAACAAAGGACGCACAGTGCAGCCTCAAGTCGAAGACGAACACACATGGACGCAGGATGAGCTTGCAAAACTAGAACA GGCTGTGTCCAGGTATCCTAAGCACGTGTCAAGCTACTGGGAAAAGGTGGCCATGATGGTTGGCACGCGCTCTGCAAATGAGTGCTACAACAAGCACATGGTCTGCAGAGACAGTCCTCCTAAGAGCACCTATAAAACCAAGAATAATGAGGTGCCAAAAAAACAAG ACTGTCCTGTAATATCTGCAAAGTTTAGCACCTTCAAGAGAAAGCAACAGGTTCGTCAGTTCCTGGAGACCATGCCCAGAGAGGACATGGATGATGCTTTTAGCGCATCAAGCATGCAGAATAAACGCTTTGAG ATGCCATCCATAAATTCAAGCCACGATGAGGACTTTACCCTGGGAAATGTGGCACCTCTGACACCTATTTCATCAGGTTTCCCTGAAGTAAAGACTCCTCAGTGTCTCGCCATCACTCCTGGAATGATGGTCTCTCCAAAAAG caacaacaacaataagtaCGTCTTCCAGCTCCAGAAGAGGATGAAAACAAATCAGTTAAATGTCCATAAACACGTTCCAGCAAAG AGGTTCTCACCCACACCATCAGTCAAACGGACAATGAAAAGATGTGAAAACCCAG AAAACCATTCCTTCGTTGTTTGGGAGATGTTTCCAGAGAAAGCAAGCTTGCTGTCCGAAAGTGGAGAAGAAGACTTTTACTTTTCAGATGATAACTGA
- the tpp1 gene encoding tripeptidyl-peptidase 1 encodes MDRLLIVAILLLVSPLVWSVYLEYNQDVLIPDDWTWVGRLKPSEAVELTFALKQQNVDLLEETFKLVSDPDSPQYGKYLQLEEVASLVRPSEVSQKLVQHWLQSHGITDCLTVHTQDFLQCTMTAQVAEKLLPGSRFQRYIRDGHSIVRSSAPYSVHDDVGQHLDFVGGLHRFPPKGKKSSEASTSWTQMHSDTEFHLGVTPAVLRARYNMSATDVGAAKNNSQAVAQFLEQYFSPADLAEFMSIYGGSFQHLSKVDRVVGRQGAGKAGLEASLDVEYIMSTGANIPTWVFTNPGRHESQEPFLQWIVLLSNMSDLPWVHTISYGDDEDSLSTAYMQRINTEFMKAGIRGISLLFASGDSGAGCWHMAKEQNSFRPSFPASSPYVTTVGGTSFKNPFKLTYEVTDYISGGGFSNVFKMPDYQASAVAGYLKSVEETLPPKSYFNVSGRAYPDMAALSDNYWVVINRIPMPWVSGTSASTPVVGGMFALINDKRLMKGLPVLGFLNPRLYKLKGQALFDVTEGCHLSCLDEQVQGQGFCAAPSWDPVTGWGTPNYPSLLAALLVD; translated from the exons ATGGACAGACT GTTGATCGTGGCCATCCTTTTGTTAGTCAGCCCTTTGGTGTGGAGTGTGTACCTAGAATATAATCAAGATGTCCT GATACCCGACGATTGGACCTGGGTTGGTCGGCTCAAGCCCTCAGAGGCAGTGGAACTGACCTTTGCCCTCAAGCAGCAGAATGTTGACTTGCTGGAGGAGACATTTAAACTGGTGTCCGACCCTGACTCTCCTCAGTATG GTAAATACCTCCAGCTAGAGGAGGTTGCCTCCCTTGTGCGCCCATCTGAGGTCTCCCAAAAGCTGGTGCAGCATTGGCTGCAGAGTCACGGCATCACAGACTGTTTGACTGTCCACACTCAGGACTTCTTACAGTGCACCATGACTGCACA GGTTGCAGAGAAACTACTGCCAGGCAGCAGGTTCCAGCGTTACATCAGAGACGGTCACTCCATTGTAAGGTCCTCAGCGCCATACTCCGTTCACGATGATGTTGGCCAACACCTTGACTTTG TGGGAGGGCTTCACCGCTTTCCTCCTAAAGGAAAGAAGTCCAGCGAGGCCTCAACCAGCTGGACACAAATGCATTCTGACACTGAGTTTCACCTGGGAGTGACCCCTGCTGTTTTAAGAGCCCGTTACAATATGAGCGCAACTGATGTGGGAGCAGCAAAGAACAACAGCCAGGCTGTAGCTCAG TTCTTGGAGCAGTACTTCAGCCCTGCAGACCTGGCAGAGTTCATGAGTATTTATGGAGGCAGTTTCCAGCACCTGTCCAAAGTGGACCGTGTCGTGGGCAGACAGGGTGCAGGAAAGGCCGGCTTAGAGGCCAGTCTGGATGTAGAGTACATCATGAGCACAGGTGCCAACATCCCCACATGGGTCTTCACTAATCCTG GTCGTCATGAGTCCCAGGAGCCATTTCTCCAGTGGATTGTTCTGCTCAGCAACATGTCTGACCTACCTTGGGTCCACACCATCAGCTATGGCGACGATGAGGACAGTCTGTCCACTGCGTACATGCAGCGCATCAACACTGAGTTCATGAAAGCTGGCATCAGGGGAATCTCCTTACTTTTTGCTTCTG GTGACAGTGGTGCTGGCTGCTGGCACATGGCTAAAGAGCAAAACTCCTTCAGACCCAGTTTCCCTGCCTCAAG CCCCTACGTGACCACAGTCGGAGGAACCTCGTTCAAGAATCCATTCAAGCTAACGTATGAAGTCACTGATTACATCAGCGGAGGAGGCTTCAGTAATGTCTTCAAGATGCCTGATTACCAG GCTAGTGCTGTGGCAGGATACCTGAAGTCTGTGGAGGAAACACTTCCTCCCAAATCATACTTTAACGTCAGCGGAAGGGCATATCCAGATATGGCCGCCCTGTCTGATAATTACTGGGTGGTCATCAATAGAATACCCATGCCCTGGGTGTCCGGGACCTCG gCGTCAACTCCAGTGGTTGGTGGCATGTTTGCACTCATCAATGACAAGCGTCTGATGAAGGGCCTTCCTGTCCTGGGCTTCCTCAACCCTCGCCTCTACAAGCTGAAGGGGCAAGCTCTGTTTGAC GTGACTGAAGGTTGTCACCTGAGCTGCTTGGACGAGCAAGTTCAAGGTCAAGGTTTCTGTGCTGCACCGTCATGGGACCCCGTCACAGGCTGGGGAACACCAAACTACCCCTCACTACTGGCTGCCCTCCTGGTTGACTAA